From the Paludibacterium paludis genome, one window contains:
- a CDS encoding hydroxymethylglutaryl-CoA lyase produces the protein MRQVTLVEVGPRDGLQNESRELSIDIRHELIRKLAAAGLKDIEAGAFVSPKWVPQMAGSAELLSRLDTGGSIRYPVLVPNLKGLEAAMAAGARDIAVFGAASETFSRKNINCGIEESLERFAPVIREALGAGIRVRGYVSCVAACPYEGDIAPGTVAEVADKLFQLGCHQISLGDTIGTGTPGRILAMLDAVSRMVPVAHLAGHYHDTYGMAIANIRASLDAGLRTFDASVAGLGGCPYARGASGNVATEDVAWMLEREGFVTGVDLPALLDAAGFVSQALGREPASKVARAFGAPAAAS, from the coding sequence ATGAGACAGGTCACGCTTGTTGAAGTCGGGCCGCGCGACGGCCTGCAAAACGAGTCCCGGGAATTGAGCATCGATATCCGGCACGAACTGATTCGCAAACTCGCCGCCGCCGGACTCAAGGACATCGAGGCCGGCGCCTTCGTCTCGCCCAAATGGGTTCCGCAAATGGCCGGATCGGCCGAGCTGCTGTCGCGCCTCGACACCGGCGGGAGCATCCGCTATCCGGTACTGGTACCCAATTTGAAAGGACTGGAAGCCGCCATGGCCGCCGGAGCGAGGGATATCGCGGTATTCGGCGCGGCCAGCGAAACCTTCAGCCGGAAAAATATCAATTGCGGCATCGAGGAGAGCCTGGAGCGCTTCGCGCCGGTGATCCGCGAAGCGCTCGGCGCCGGCATCCGCGTCCGCGGTTATGTCTCCTGCGTGGCGGCCTGCCCCTACGAGGGCGATATCGCCCCGGGCACGGTGGCCGAAGTGGCCGACAAGCTGTTCCAGCTGGGCTGCCACCAGATCTCGCTGGGCGACACCATCGGCACCGGCACGCCCGGCAGGATACTGGCGATGCTCGACGCCGTGAGCCGCATGGTGCCGGTCGCGCATCTGGCCGGTCATTACCACGACACTTACGGCATGGCGATCGCCAACATCCGCGCATCGCTGGATGCGGGCCTTCGCACCTTCGACGCCTCGGTTGCGGGATTGGGAGGCTGCCCTTATGCTCGAGGGGCATCCGGCAACGTCGCGACAGAGGATGTCGCATGGATGCTGGAACGGGAAGGCTTCGTCACCGGCGTTGACCTGCCGGCCCTGCTCGACGCGGCGGGCTTCGTCAGCCAGGCCCTCGGCCGGGAACCGGCCTCGAAGGTCGCCCGGGCGTTCGGCGCGCCGGCAGCGGCGAGCTGA
- a CDS encoding acetoacetate--CoA ligase has translation MNNTPAPLWRPGPARLAASHLTAFTKLARAHWGTPLPDYPSLWQASIEDPGAFWSLVWDYCGVIGDKGNVALAEANAMPGARFFPEARLSYAENLLRRTGDGTALTFLGEDQLEESLTHDQLRAEVSRLQQAMRAHGIAKGDRVAGFMPNMPATLAAMLAASSLGAIWTSCSPDFGLEGALDRFGQTAPRLLFCPDGYWYNGKIIEIGDKIRDLSNSLLSVERIVVVPYVGKTDDFARTVPRAVTLADFVAPFAPAAPVFERVAFDHPLFILYSSGTTGKPKCIVHGTGGTLLQHLKEHQLHADLHENDRFFYFTTCGWMMWNWLVSGLASGATLMLYDGSPFAANGHILWDYAQDQGCTHFGTSAKYIDGLKKQGLIPKEHYRLDSLRTMFSTGSPLVAESFDWVYQSVKQDINLASISGGTDIVSCFALGCGNLPVWRGELQCRGLGMAVDVVDEQGRPLRKEKGELVCTGPFPSMPVGFWNDPDGSRYRSAYFGRFEGVWCHGDFAEITEHDGVIIYGRSDAVLNPGGVRIGTAEIYRQVETFDDVVESIAVGQRWEDDERVVLFVRLKPGRVLNEELTLHIKDRIRKGATPRHVPARIVQVTDIPRTLSGKIVELAVKNVIHDEPVLNITALANPEALELFRNRPELQV, from the coding sequence ATGAACAACACACCGGCGCCGCTCTGGCGCCCCGGGCCGGCGCGCCTCGCCGCCTCGCACCTGACCGCATTCACCAAACTGGCCCGTGCCCACTGGGGGACGCCGCTGCCCGATTACCCGAGCCTGTGGCAAGCCTCCATCGAGGACCCCGGCGCGTTCTGGTCCCTGGTCTGGGATTATTGCGGTGTGATCGGCGACAAGGGAAATGTGGCGCTCGCCGAGGCGAACGCGATGCCCGGCGCGAGGTTTTTTCCCGAGGCGCGGTTAAGCTATGCGGAAAACCTGCTGCGCCGCACCGGCGACGGCACCGCCCTGACCTTTCTGGGCGAAGACCAGCTGGAAGAAAGTTTGACGCACGATCAGCTGCGCGCGGAGGTTTCCCGACTGCAGCAGGCCATGCGCGCCCACGGCATCGCCAAGGGCGACCGCGTCGCCGGCTTCATGCCCAATATGCCGGCCACCCTCGCCGCCATGCTGGCGGCCAGCAGCCTGGGCGCGATCTGGACCAGCTGTTCGCCGGATTTCGGACTCGAAGGCGCGCTCGACCGCTTCGGCCAGACCGCGCCGCGCCTCTTGTTCTGCCCGGACGGTTACTGGTACAACGGCAAGATCATCGAGATCGGCGACAAGATCCGCGATCTTTCCAACAGCCTGCTTTCGGTCGAACGCATCGTGGTCGTGCCGTATGTCGGCAAAACCGACGATTTCGCGCGCACTGTGCCGCGCGCCGTGACGTTAGCCGACTTCGTGGCGCCGTTCGCGCCGGCCGCGCCGGTGTTCGAGCGGGTGGCGTTCGACCATCCGCTCTTCATCCTCTATTCCAGCGGAACCACGGGCAAACCCAAATGCATTGTCCATGGCACGGGCGGCACTTTGCTGCAGCATCTGAAAGAACACCAGCTGCACGCCGACCTTCACGAAAATGACCGCTTCTTCTACTTCACCACCTGCGGATGGATGATGTGGAACTGGCTGGTCAGCGGACTGGCCAGCGGCGCTACGCTGATGCTCTACGACGGCTCGCCGTTCGCCGCCAACGGCCATATTCTGTGGGACTATGCCCAGGATCAGGGCTGCACCCATTTCGGCACCTCGGCCAAATACATCGATGGCTTGAAAAAGCAGGGGCTGATTCCGAAAGAGCACTACCGGCTGGACAGTCTCCGGACGATGTTCTCGACCGGCTCCCCCCTTGTGGCGGAAAGCTTCGATTGGGTCTATCAGTCCGTCAAGCAGGACATCAACCTCGCCTCGATCTCTGGCGGCACCGACATTGTCTCCTGCTTCGCCCTGGGCTGCGGCAACCTGCCGGTATGGCGCGGAGAGCTGCAGTGCCGGGGACTTGGCATGGCGGTCGACGTGGTCGACGAGCAGGGACGGCCGCTACGCAAGGAAAAGGGGGAACTGGTCTGTACCGGCCCCTTCCCGTCCATGCCGGTAGGCTTCTGGAACGACCCGGACGGTTCGCGCTACCGCAGCGCTTACTTCGGACGCTTCGAGGGGGTCTGGTGCCACGGCGACTTCGCCGAAATCACCGAACACGATGGCGTGATCATCTATGGGCGGTCGGATGCCGTGCTCAATCCGGGAGGCGTGCGTATCGGCACCGCCGAGATCTACCGTCAGGTGGAAACCTTCGACGACGTGGTGGAGTCGATCGCCGTCGGCCAGCGCTGGGAAGACGACGAGCGCGTGGTGCTGTTCGTGCGCCTCAAACCAGGCCGGGTACTCAACGAGGAACTGACCCTGCACATCAAGGACCGGATCCGCAAGGGCGCCACGCCGCGCCATGTGCCGGCGCGCATCGTCCAGGTCACCGACATTCCCCGCACTCTGAGCGGCAAGATTGTGGAACTGGCGGTGAAAAACGTGATCCACGATGAACCGGTGCTCAACATCACCGCGCTCGCCAACCCCGAGGCACTGGAACTGTTCCGCAACCGGCCCGAGCTGCAAGTCTGA
- a CDS encoding SulP family inorganic anion transporter — MISLPFRPRSLELLTHYDRKRFRLDLMAGLTVGVVALPLAMAFAMASGVPPQAGLFTAVIAGFLTSLLGGTRVCISGPTGAFIVVLYGIVVKYGVANLLLCTFMAGAMLVLMGVLRLGQVIRFFPMPLITGFTNGIAVLIFLTQLKDFFGLPIVSMPAGFFAVVSVIVHRLGEFDAPTLALSGGSLLLILLWPKALNKHLPSPFVALVLATLAAWLFHLPVQTLGSKFGGIPQGLPEFRMLSLDWRHLSELMAPAFTIALLGAIESLLCAVVADGMTQDRHDANQELIAQGIANMVVPFFGGIPATGAVARTATNIGNGGQTPMAGIVHAMVLLLVLLIAAPLAAYVPLAALAAILVSVAIKMGDWNFARLRQFPLHDSGVLIATFLLTVMFDLTVAVEIGLLASAVFFIQSMARNTSVNALRPEHAALFERHSIAGKTLPMGCAAFRIEGALFFGAADIVDDIVNASPQARVVILQLHRLVMLDATGLLALSQLNRTLAERGKVLILCGAGREVLQLLDQSALEEEMGERNLQPDLAAAIERAEELLISGVVWA, encoded by the coding sequence ATGATCTCGCTTCCTTTTCGCCCCCGCTCCCTGGAACTTCTCACGCATTACGACCGCAAGCGTTTCCGTCTGGATCTGATGGCGGGTCTCACCGTCGGCGTTGTCGCCTTGCCGCTGGCGATGGCGTTCGCGATGGCCTCCGGCGTGCCTCCCCAGGCGGGGCTGTTCACGGCGGTGATAGCCGGGTTCCTGACCTCGCTGCTGGGCGGGACGCGGGTGTGCATTTCCGGGCCGACCGGCGCGTTCATCGTGGTGTTGTACGGCATCGTCGTGAAATACGGTGTGGCCAATCTGTTGCTGTGCACCTTCATGGCCGGCGCGATGCTGGTGTTGATGGGCGTGTTGCGGCTTGGTCAAGTGATCCGTTTTTTTCCGATGCCGCTGATCACGGGGTTCACCAACGGCATCGCCGTACTTATCTTCCTTACGCAGCTAAAGGATTTCTTCGGCTTGCCCATCGTTTCGATGCCGGCAGGATTTTTTGCGGTGGTCAGCGTGATCGTTCACCGGCTTGGCGAGTTCGATGCGCCGACGCTGGCGCTGTCGGGCGGTTCGCTGTTGTTGATCCTGCTGTGGCCCAAGGCCCTCAACAAGCACCTGCCGTCCCCCTTCGTGGCGCTGGTGCTGGCCACCCTGGCGGCCTGGCTGTTTCATTTGCCGGTCCAGACGCTGGGCAGCAAATTCGGCGGCATTCCCCAGGGATTGCCCGAGTTTCGCATGCTGAGTCTGGACTGGCGCCATCTCTCGGAATTGATGGCGCCGGCTTTCACCATCGCGCTTTTGGGCGCTATCGAGTCGTTGTTGTGCGCGGTGGTGGCGGACGGCATGACCCAGGACAGGCATGATGCCAATCAGGAACTGATTGCGCAGGGCATCGCCAATATGGTGGTGCCGTTCTTCGGCGGGATTCCCGCAACCGGGGCGGTCGCGCGCACGGCGACCAATATCGGCAACGGCGGGCAAACACCGATGGCGGGGATCGTGCACGCCATGGTGCTGCTGCTGGTTCTGCTGATCGCGGCGCCGTTGGCGGCCTATGTGCCGCTCGCGGCCTTGGCGGCGATTCTCGTGTCGGTGGCGATCAAGATGGGCGACTGGAATTTCGCGCGCCTGCGGCAGTTTCCACTGCATGACAGCGGTGTGCTGATCGCGACGTTCCTGTTGACGGTGATGTTCGACCTGACCGTCGCTGTCGAAATCGGCCTTCTTGCCTCGGCGGTGTTCTTCATTCAGAGCATGGCGCGCAATACCAGCGTCAATGCATTGCGGCCGGAGCATGCGGCGCTGTTCGAGCGCCACTCCATTGCCGGCAAGACGCTGCCCATGGGCTGCGCGGCCTTCCGTATCGAGGGGGCGTTGTTTTTCGGGGCGGCGGACATTGTCGACGACATCGTGAACGCGTCGCCGCAGGCGCGGGTGGTGATCCTGCAATTGCACCGGCTGGTGATGCTCGACGCGACCGGTCTTCTCGCCCTTTCCCAGTTGAACCGCACGCTGGCCGAGCGCGGCAAGGTGCTGATTCTGTGCGGCGCGGGCCGGGAGGTGCTGCAGTTGCTCGATCAGTCGGCGCTGGAGGAGGAGATGGGCGAGCGCAATCTGCAGCCCGATCTGGCCGCGGCGATCGAACGCGCCGAAGAGCTGCTCATCAGCGGGGTGGTCTGGGCCTGA
- a CDS encoding ArnT family glycosyltransferase: MLTYTPDSASKLPVPTEKPWLLLLLAFLWLWPGIFGHDPWRPDEPYTMAVVSEMLRTGNWMLLSIQGEPYLTYPPLYYWVSSAFVSGLSPWLMSPVDAARLATPFFMALSLLFAGCAGRELIGRRHGRSVVLIMMGCLGLMDTGHQLTPVVAGFAGFSAAFYALILALRSPALGGVLLGAASVVLFLSSSLLEVMLVWAVAVMLPAFAAWRTRRYVITLAMALLFGLPLALIWPMKLAASHPAMFDLWWSAHALGPLEGFSHLGLFHDVGYYFITSIWYAWPAWPLAAWTLWRSRRYDEPLLQLPLMFFAIIILLLTFSDRQATEHAMPLLLPMALLAAIELDSVKRGAAAFLNWFGLMTFGFFGLVLWLGWFALHFGWPGKLAERAAYLSPFYRPEPAVIAPMVAVVATLVWGWAVTRRNLRGRQAVTNWAAGLTLFWGLAATLALPWVNSFKSYGPVVERMEAQLPVGVDCVGVAKKNMMARISWDYYAHRTLKAFDTDQDSSCSYRLIMRPRDEATVDVPGWKDIWVGSRPREKREIFVLQQRVAVPAAGKARDMPDSTKDFVID; this comes from the coding sequence ATGCTGACTTACACCCCGGATTCCGCGTCCAAGCTTCCCGTTCCCACGGAAAAACCCTGGCTTTTGCTGCTGCTCGCCTTCCTTTGGCTGTGGCCCGGCATTTTCGGTCATGACCCGTGGCGGCCGGACGAACCGTATACCATGGCGGTTGTCAGCGAAATGCTGCGCACCGGGAACTGGATGCTGTTGTCAATCCAGGGCGAGCCCTATCTGACCTATCCCCCGCTGTACTACTGGGTGAGTTCGGCGTTTGTCTCGGGCCTGTCGCCATGGCTGATGAGCCCCGTGGATGCCGCGCGGCTAGCCACGCCGTTCTTCATGGCCTTGTCCCTGCTGTTCGCCGGCTGCGCCGGCCGCGAGCTGATTGGCCGTCGTCATGGCCGCAGCGTCGTGCTGATCATGATGGGTTGCCTGGGGCTGATGGATACCGGGCATCAATTGACGCCGGTGGTCGCCGGTTTCGCGGGTTTCTCCGCGGCCTTTTATGCGTTGATCCTGGCCTTGCGCTCTCCGGCCCTGGGCGGCGTGCTGCTGGGGGCCGCCAGCGTCGTGCTGTTCCTTTCCTCGAGCTTGCTGGAGGTCATGCTGGTGTGGGCCGTGGCGGTCATGCTGCCGGCCTTTGCCGCGTGGCGCACCCGCCGTTACGTCATCACGCTCGCCATGGCCCTGCTGTTCGGCTTGCCCCTGGCGCTGATCTGGCCGATGAAACTGGCGGCCAGCCATCCGGCCATGTTCGATTTGTGGTGGTCGGCCCATGCCCTCGGACCGCTGGAAGGCTTCAGCCATCTGGGACTGTTCCACGATGTCGGCTACTATTTCATCACTTCGATCTGGTACGCCTGGCCGGCCTGGCCGCTGGCCGCCTGGACCCTGTGGCGCAGCCGCCGTTACGATGAGCCCTTGCTGCAACTGCCCCTGATGTTCTTCGCGATCATCATCCTGCTTTTGACGTTTTCCGATCGGCAGGCCACCGAACATGCCATGCCGCTGCTGTTGCCGATGGCCCTGCTTGCCGCCATCGAGCTCGATTCGGTCAAGCGCGGCGCGGCCGCCTTTCTTAACTGGTTCGGGTTGATGACGTTCGGTTTTTTCGGGCTGGTGCTCTGGTTGGGGTGGTTCGCCCTGCACTTTGGCTGGCCCGGGAAACTTGCCGAGCGCGCCGCCTACCTGAGTCCGTTTTACCGGCCCGAGCCGGCGGTGATTGCGCCGATGGTCGCTGTCGTCGCCACCTTGGTGTGGGGATGGGCGGTGACCCGGCGCAATCTGCGCGGGCGGCAGGCCGTCACCAATTGGGCCGCCGGACTCACCTTGTTCTGGGGATTGGCGGCGACACTCGCCTTGCCGTGGGTGAACTCCTTCAAGAGCTACGGTCCGGTGGTGGAGCGCATGGAGGCGCAATTGCCGGTCGGGGTGGACTGCGTGGGTGTGGCAAAGAAAAACATGATGGCGCGCATCAGTTGGGACTACTATGCGCATCGCACCTTGAAAGCCTTTGACACGGATCAGGATTCCTCGTGCAGTTACCGGCTGATCATGAGGCCGCGCGATGAGGCGACTGTCGACGTGCCTGGCTGGAAAGACATCTGGGTCGGCAGCCGTCCTCGCGAAAAGCGCGAGATTTTCGTGCTGCAGCAGCGGGTTGCCGTCCCCGCGGCCGGCAAAGCGCGGGACATGCCGGACAGCACAAAAGATTTCGTCATCGATTGA
- a CDS encoding glutamine--tRNA ligase/YqeY domain fusion protein, with the protein MSTENNAPVVSNFIRSIIDEDLASGKHSTIVTRFPPEPNGYAHIGHAKAICINFGLADDYRGKCNLRMDDTNPEKESDEFVQAMKENIAWLGYTWDGEVRFASDYFDRLFGYAVELIKAGKAYVDDLSADEMREYRGTLTEPGRDSPHRNRAVEENLDLFMRMKAGEFPDGSRTLRLKIDMASGNINLRDPVIYRIRRVHHHRTGDAWCIYPMYDYTHCISDAIEGITHSLCSLEFESHRPLYDWVLDNISIGCHPRQYEFSRLELLYALTSKRKLQQLVNDGLVGGWDDPRMPTIAGMRRRGYSPAGIRLFSQRCGVSKSENIIDMSVLEGAVRETLENEAPRVMAVIRPLKVTLTNYQDGVTGSRSAPFHPHHPEFGERDVPLSREIWIDEDDFAETPPAGWQRLTLGGEVRLRYSYVIRCDELVKDESGRVVELKCSIDHETLGKNPVGRKVKGVIHWVAAAHAVEAEVRLYDRLFTVPRPDAVRGEDGEYLDFRQFVNADSLTVTRALVEPVVLNAAPETRYQFERVGYFVTDRHDHVPGSKPVFNRTVGLKDSWSK; encoded by the coding sequence ATGAGTACGGAAAACAACGCACCGGTTGTCAGCAATTTCATTCGCTCCATCATCGATGAGGACCTGGCATCGGGCAAGCACAGCACCATCGTGACCCGCTTCCCGCCCGAACCCAACGGCTACGCCCACATCGGCCACGCCAAGGCGATCTGTATCAACTTCGGCCTTGCCGACGACTACCGGGGCAAGTGCAACCTGCGCATGGATGACACCAATCCCGAAAAGGAATCGGACGAATTCGTGCAGGCGATGAAGGAAAACATCGCTTGGCTGGGGTATACCTGGGACGGCGAGGTGCGCTTCGCTTCCGACTATTTCGACCGCCTGTTCGGCTACGCGGTCGAGCTGATCAAGGCCGGCAAGGCCTACGTCGACGATCTCTCCGCCGACGAGATGCGCGAATACCGCGGCACGCTGACCGAGCCGGGCCGTGACAGCCCGCATCGCAATCGCGCTGTCGAGGAAAACCTCGACCTTTTCATGCGCATGAAGGCCGGCGAGTTTCCGGACGGCAGCCGCACGCTGCGCCTGAAGATCGACATGGCGTCGGGCAACATCAATCTGCGCGATCCGGTCATCTACCGTATCCGCCGCGTGCATCACCACCGCACCGGCGACGCATGGTGCATCTATCCGATGTACGACTACACGCATTGCATTTCGGACGCGATCGAGGGCATCACCCATTCGCTGTGCTCGCTGGAATTCGAATCCCATCGTCCGCTGTACGACTGGGTGCTCGACAACATCAGCATCGGTTGCCATCCGCGCCAGTACGAGTTCTCCCGTCTCGAACTCCTGTATGCGCTGACCTCCAAACGCAAGCTGCAGCAGCTGGTCAATGACGGCCTGGTCGGCGGCTGGGACGATCCGCGCATGCCGACCATCGCCGGGATGCGCCGCCGCGGCTACAGCCCGGCCGGTATCCGCCTGTTCTCCCAGCGTTGCGGTGTGTCCAAGAGCGAAAACATCATCGACATGAGCGTGCTCGAAGGCGCCGTGCGCGAAACCCTGGAGAACGAGGCCCCGCGCGTGATGGCCGTCATCCGGCCGCTCAAGGTGACGCTGACCAATTATCAGGATGGTGTGACCGGCTCGCGCAGCGCGCCGTTCCATCCGCATCACCCGGAATTCGGCGAGCGCGACGTGCCGCTGTCCCGCGAGATCTGGATCGACGAGGACGATTTCGCCGAAACCCCGCCGGCCGGCTGGCAGCGGCTGACCCTGGGCGGCGAAGTGCGCCTGCGCTATTCCTACGTGATCCGTTGCGACGAGCTCGTCAAGGACGAAAGCGGTCGGGTGGTCGAGCTCAAGTGCTCGATCGATCACGAGACCCTGGGCAAGAATCCGGTCGGCCGCAAGGTCAAGGGTGTGATTCACTGGGTGGCCGCTGCCCACGCCGTCGAGGCCGAGGTGCGCCTCTACGACCGGCTCTTCACCGTGCCGCGTCCCGATGCCGTGCGCGGCGAGGATGGCGAATACCTGGATTTCCGCCAGTTCGTCAATGCCGATTCGCTGACCGTGACGCGCGCCCTTGTCGAACCCGTGGTGCTGAATGCCGCGCCCGAAACCCGCTATCAGTTCGAGCGTGTCGGTTACTTCGTGACGGACCGCCATGACCATGTTCCGGGTTCGAAGCCGGTGTTCAACCGGACCGTGGGCCTGAAAGATTCCTGGAGCAAGTGA
- the rpmE gene encoding 50S ribosomal protein L31, translating to MKTDIHPNYHDLSVTCSCGNKFTTKSTMSKESFTIEVCSQCHPFYTGKQKIVDTAGRVDKFNQKFGGFFKR from the coding sequence ATGAAAACCGATATTCACCCGAATTATCACGATCTGAGCGTGACCTGCTCCTGCGGCAACAAGTTCACGACCAAGTCGACCATGAGCAAGGAAAGCTTCACGATCGAAGTCTGCTCGCAATGCCATCCGTTCTACACCGGCAAGCAGAAGATCGTTGACACCGCCGGCCGCGTTGACAAGTTCAACCAGAAGTTCGGTGGTTTCTTCAAGCGCTAA
- the cysS gene encoding cysteine--tRNA ligase: MLTLFNTLTRRKEAFRPIEPNKVSMYVCGMTVYDYCHLGHARVMVVFDMVARWLRASGYDLTYVRNITDIDDKIIKRAAENGESIESLTGRFIAAMDEDSAALGVRRPDHEPRATAFVPGMVAMIRRLIDNGKAYAAGNGDVYYAVREFAGYGKLSGKSLEDLRAGERVGVDPFKRDPLDFVLWKAAKPGEPSWPSPWGEGRPGWHIECSVMSEHHLGEHFDIHGGGADLQFPHHENEIAQSEGAHNHDFVNYWMHNGFIRVDNEKMSKSLGNFFTIREVLEKYDPEVVRFFILRAHYRSPLNYSDAHLDDARGSLTRLYTALKGVDAQEAAPDYGTDYGRRFKAAMDDDFNTVEAVAVLFELAAEVNRTGSAALASELKSLAGVLGLLGRDPQAFLQGGADDASEIEALIEARKAARAAKNWAESDRVRDELAARGIVLEDGPQGTTWRRA, encoded by the coding sequence ATGCTGACGCTTTTCAATACCCTGACACGGCGCAAGGAAGCGTTCCGGCCGATCGAGCCGAACAAGGTCAGCATGTACGTCTGCGGCATGACCGTGTACGACTACTGCCACCTCGGGCACGCCCGGGTGATGGTCGTGTTCGACATGGTCGCCCGCTGGCTGAGGGCTTCCGGTTACGACCTGACCTATGTGCGCAACATCACCGACATCGACGACAAAATCATCAAGCGCGCCGCCGAGAACGGTGAATCGATCGAATCGCTGACCGGCCGCTTCATCGCGGCCATGGACGAGGACAGCGCGGCGCTGGGCGTGCGCCGTCCCGACCATGAGCCGCGCGCCACGGCGTTCGTGCCGGGCATGGTGGCGATGATCCGACGCCTGATCGACAACGGCAAGGCCTATGCCGCCGGCAATGGTGACGTGTACTACGCGGTGCGCGAGTTCGCCGGCTACGGCAAGCTCTCCGGCAAGAGTCTCGAGGACCTGCGCGCCGGCGAGCGGGTCGGCGTGGATCCTTTCAAGCGCGATCCGCTGGATTTCGTGCTGTGGAAGGCCGCCAAACCGGGCGAGCCCTCCTGGCCGTCGCCGTGGGGCGAAGGCCGTCCGGGCTGGCACATCGAGTGCTCGGTGATGAGCGAGCATCATCTTGGCGAGCATTTCGACATCCATGGCGGCGGGGCGGATCTGCAGTTCCCCCATCACGAAAACGAGATCGCGCAGTCCGAGGGCGCGCACAATCACGATTTCGTCAATTACTGGATGCACAACGGCTTTATCCGCGTCGACAACGAAAAGATGTCCAAATCGCTGGGCAACTTCTTCACGATCCGCGAAGTGCTGGAGAAGTACGACCCGGAAGTGGTGCGCTTCTTCATCCTGCGCGCGCATTACCGCAGCCCGCTGAATTATTCGGATGCGCATCTGGACGACGCGCGCGGCAGCCTGACCCGCCTGTACACCGCGCTCAAGGGCGTCGACGCGCAAGAGGCGGCGCCGGATTACGGCACGGATTACGGCCGGCGCTTCAAGGCGGCGATGGACGACGACTTCAATACCGTCGAAGCCGTTGCCGTGCTGTTCGAACTCGCGGCGGAAGTGAACCGGACCGGCTCGGCGGCCCTCGCGTCCGAACTGAAGTCGCTGGCGGGCGTGCTCGGCCTTCTGGGGCGCGATCCGCAAGCCTTCCTGCAAGGGGGCGCCGACGATGCGTCCGAGATCGAGGCGCTGATCGAGGCGCGCAAGGCCGCGCGCGCGGCGAAGAACTGGGCGGAGTCGGATCGGGTGCGGGACGAGCTGGCGGCGCGCGGCATTGTCCTCGAGGACGGCCCGCAAGGAACGACCTGGCGCCGGGCCTGA
- the ppk2 gene encoding polyphosphate kinase 2, translating into MTHPSDDDRIPSPSVHDAPDGAEPPPAAGRKSRARAARAKAAKEIEAVSHEPVALHVANAPRGTSEDSTTAPLPASYPYRSRLRRPDYERMKAPLQIELLKVQNWVKETGQRIVVLFEGRDAAGKGGTIKRFMEHLNPRGARVIALEKPSEAELGQWYFQRYIQHFPTAGEMVFFDRSWYNRAGVERVMGFCNPTEYLEFMRQAPELERMLTNSGIRLFKYWFSVSREEQLRRFISRRDDPLKHWKLSPIDIQSLDKWDDYTAAKKAMFFHTDTADAPWTVIKSDDKKRARLNCIRHFLHQLPYPDKDERLIGPADALLVGAPARMLNADETIIDRFE; encoded by the coding sequence ATGACACATCCTTCCGACGACGACCGGATCCCTTCGCCGTCCGTCCATGATGCCCCGGATGGCGCGGAACCGCCCCCGGCGGCCGGCCGCAAATCCCGTGCGCGCGCGGCCCGCGCCAAGGCCGCCAAAGAGATCGAGGCGGTCAGCCACGAGCCGGTCGCCCTGCATGTCGCCAACGCCCCGCGCGGCACGAGCGAGGACAGCACCACCGCCCCGCTGCCGGCAAGCTACCCTTACCGCAGCCGCCTGCGCCGCCCCGACTACGAACGCATGAAAGCGCCGCTGCAGATCGAGCTGCTGAAAGTGCAGAACTGGGTCAAGGAAACCGGCCAGCGCATTGTCGTGCTGTTCGAAGGCCGCGACGCGGCCGGCAAGGGGGGAACCATCAAGCGCTTCATGGAACACCTCAATCCGCGCGGCGCCCGGGTCATCGCCCTGGAAAAACCCAGCGAGGCCGAACTTGGCCAATGGTATTTCCAGCGTTACATCCAGCACTTCCCGACCGCCGGCGAAATGGTGTTTTTCGACCGCTCCTGGTACAACCGGGCGGGGGTGGAACGCGTGATGGGTTTCTGCAATCCCACGGAGTATCTGGAGTTCATGCGCCAGGCTCCGGAACTGGAACGCATGCTGACCAACAGCGGCATCCGTCTGTTCAAGTACTGGTTTTCCGTGAGCCGCGAAGAACAGCTGCGCCGCTTCATCTCGCGCCGCGACGACCCGCTCAAGCACTGGAAACTGTCGCCGATCGACATCCAGTCGCTGGACAAATGGGACGACTACACCGCGGCCAAGAAGGCCATGTTCTTCCACACCGATACGGCGGACGCGCCCTGGACCGTCATCAAGTCGGACGACAAGAAACGCGCCCGGCTCAATTGCATCCGCCATTTCCTGCACCAGCTTCCCTATCCCGACAAGGACGAGCGCCTGATCGGCCCGGCCGACGCGCTCCTCGTTGGCGCGCCGGCGCGCATGCTCAACGCCGACGAAACCATCATCGACCGTTTCGAGTGA